The following DNA comes from Paraburkholderia phytofirmans PsJN.
GGACAAGTACAACGACCGTCTGTCGCTGCGCCGCGCTCAAGCTGTGAAGGCATACCTGGTCAGCAAGGGTATCGAATCCAACCGTATCTACACGGAAGGCAAGGGCAAGCGCAACCCGGTCACGACCGGTTGCAACCAGAAGAACCGCAAGCAACTCATCGCCTGCCTCGCACCGGATCGTCGCGTGGAAGTCGAAGTTGTCGGTACTTCGAAGCAGTAAGCTACAAAATACCGCAGTATCAAAGCCCCGCTTCGGCGGGGCTTTTTTTATGTCCAGCCACAGGTGCGACGCCACATCGGGCACCGCGCCGACCCTCCAGCAAGCGGCATTTTGCCGTCCGTCCCGCGCCCTATATACTCAGGGTTTATCCTCGAGCGCCCGCTCACCGCTCTCTTCGAGGCAGCTTCCGCCATGACCAACGCCGATCCCCACGAACTGCAGAAATTTAGCGATCTCGCGCATCGTTGGTGGGACCCGAATGCCGAATTCAAGCCCTTGCATGAGCTCAATCCGATTCGCCTGAAGTGGATCGATGCGCACGCGCATCTCGCGGGCAAGACGGTGCTGGATATCGGCTGCGGCGGCGGCATTCTGTCCGAGTCCATGGCCGGTTTGGGCGCGCATGTGAAGGGCATCGACCTGTCGACCCAAGCTTTGGGCGTGGCCGATCTTCACAGCCTTGAAAGTGGTGTAACCGTCGATTACGAAGAAATCGCCGCCGAGGCGCTCGCCGCCCGCGAACCCGCGAAGTACGACGTCGTGACCTGCATGGAAATGCTCGAGCACGTGCCTCAACCTGCCGCCATCGTCGAGGCGTGCAAGACGCTGGTGAAACCCGGCGGCTGGGTGTTCTTTTCCACCCTGAACCGCAACGTGAAGTCATACCTGTTCGCCGTGATCGGCGCCGAATACATCGCGCGCATGCTGCCCAAAGGCACGCACGATTACGCGCGCTTCATTCGCCCGTCGGAACTGGCGAGCTTCGTGCGCGCCGCCGACCTGCGCACGGCCGATATCAAAGGCATCGTGTACAACCCGCTCAGCAAGCATTTCATGCTGTCCGCCGACACGAGCGTGAACTACATGCTCGCTTGCCGCCGCGACGTTTGATCCGCCCCGACCTGCCGGACCTATCGAACCAATGAGCGATCCCACGCCCCTGCCCCAACGCGAAGACAACGAAGATGCACTCGGTCTTTGCCACGCCGTCCTGTTCGACCTCGACGGCACGCTAGCCGACACGGCGCCCGACCTCGCGGCGGCCGTCAACAAGATGCGCCACGATCGCGGGCTCGAGATGGTACCGCTCGAAGATCTGCGCCCGCTTGCGTCCGCGGGCGCGCGCGGGCTGATTGGCGGCGCGTTCGGAATCGGCCCCGATAGCCACGAGTTCGCGTCGATGCGCGAGGAGTTCCTCGCCAACTATGAGGCGGACCTGTGCATCGAGACCACGCTGTTTCCAGGCATCCCCGAGATACTCGACGAGCTGGACGCACGCGGTGTGCGCTGGGGCATCGTCACGAACAAAGTGGCGCGGCTTACCGAGCCGCTGATCGCACAACTCGGCCTTGAAGAGCGCGCAGGTTGCGTCGTGAGCGGCGACACTACGCCGCATTCGAAACCGCACCCAGCGCCATTGCTGCACGCGGCGCGCGAACTGGACGTGATGCCGGAGCGCATCGTCTACGTCGGCGACGATTTGCGCGACGTGCAGGCTGGTTTCGCCGCCGGCATGAAGACGGTCGCGGCGGCGTACGGCTACTGCGGCAACGACATCCCGCCGACGCAATGGCATGCGCAACACGTCGTCCAATCGCCGGCGGAGTTGCAGAGGCTGCTGCGCGACCTCGGCTGAAGCGCAGGCGGCAAAAGCCGAGCCCCCGCGCCGGCCGCGCCAATGAGTCAGGACGTGGCCGTCGATCTATTGTAAAATCTCCGTCTGGCTCAGAAGTTTGAGCAACGAACCGCGGGGGCGACCTGGTTTCGACAGGGGTTGCGAAGCGGCTAGGGCATGTCGAGGCCCCGTCACCTCGTAAATCAGCGGGAAAAACGTAACTGCAAACGACGAAACGTTCGCACTGGCAGCCTAAGGGCCGCCGTCCTCTGCCTAGTTCACTGACGGGCTAGAGTCGCAAGACCGGTAGCAATACCGACAGAGGTCATATACGTCAGTTAAGCCTTGGTGGTGTCACGACATCCGGGTCGAAAACCTAGTGAATCGCCGTAGTGAAGCGTGTTCGTCCGCGTCACTATGGTTAAATCAAAAGACAGAACTACACATGTAGAACTAGTCGTAGAGTGCTTCTGGACGCGGGTTCGATTCCCGCCGCCTCCACCAATACATCATCCCGATTCCTCGCAGGATGTCCCAAGAACCCCGCCAGCTAACGCTTCGCGGGGTTTTGCTTTTCCTGGCTCGCCTGTAATCGTCCTGACTAATCCGGAGGGTGCTGGAGGTATTTCCGGGAGTACAGATCGTCTTCCTTTGCCCCGATACCCCCAAGCAGCCAGAACATGCCCAGATCGGGTTGACTATGCCGCTACCAGACGCGGAAATTCGCGGACCCCCACCTTGCGAGAAGCCGGACAAGCTCGCCGATGGCGGCGGTATCTACCTAGGTGCGCCCCAACGGCGCGCGCTATTGGCGGCTTAATACAGGTTTGCCAGCAAGGAAAAGCTGCTGGCGCTTTGGCGTCTACCCAACGGTCAGTTTGAAAGACGTGCGCGAGAAGCGGCGAAAAAAGAGCTGTCCAAGGGCGTTAACCCCGGCGAGGCAAGGAAGGCCGCGATCAATTCCGAAAAATTCTTCGAAGCAGTTGCGCGCGAATGCCATGCGAAATTTACGGTGGACCAATCGAAGTCGCACGCGGATCGAAATTTGAGGAGGCTTGAGGTGCACGTCTTCCCGTACGTTGGTGACCGCCCCACAACGTTGATAGAGCTGGCCGAAGTACTCGACGTACTTCAGCACGTCGAGAAAAAAGGAACAATCGAAACTGCTCACCGCGTCCGGTCGCGCGTCGGGCAATCTTCGTAGACTCGGAACAAAAGCACAGCTTTGCCGTCCGACGTCGCTGCTTTTTCATCAAATTAACGCGGGGATATCGCACTAACCTGCCTTGACCAGTTGCGCGCCCTTGCAGGGCTGCTGAGTCTTAAGGATGTGGCCGAGGAGTTTGCCGGTCTGCCATTGCAGGGACAGCCGTCGATCTTTGGCTTGTTCGAGGATGGCCTTGGCGACGTGCGCGCAGTATTAGCTCGCGACAGGTAGCCGCACATTCGCGACGCCGTAGTGACCTGAAGCCGACCGTTATGGTCGGCTTTTTTTGTTGACAGCATCGCAAGAGTGCTACGCATCCCTGAATTCATGCCTGATAAATATTCCATTGCGGCACGAGCGGGCAAAGCACTGTGTCACGTCAACAAACAGCAGCCCGTCATCTGTTTTCAGAGTTGTCCGATATGGCTGTCGGCCAATCATGCGGGGTAATGCCTTGCCGTGTCAGCGTGTCGGTTTCCGCGCGATGCGGCGGAGTGACTTAATCAGGACAGGAGACTTGAAAATGCCGGATCAGCAGAAAAACGAAGCGATATATGACCAACAGGTCCACGCCGCCGCGTGCGTGAGGCTCGACGGCTATCCGTATCTGATCGAGACACCAGACGGCCAGATGCACGCGGGACGCCTCGATGCATATGGACAGCTATCGCGCATTGATGCCCGCGAGAGTAGCGACGACTACACGGTGTATTGGGGCGATAAGGCGCGCGCACGCGATGACATGGCGCGCGTCGAGTACCACATGGAACAGGCCACGGAATCATGATGCGTCGAATCGCCGTAGTCGGTGACAGGCTGGAACGCGGTGGCGAGATACTGCCCTATGCAGGTCCGCTCTTTACTATGGGTGATGCGGGTCGCCAGGTCGCCCTCATCGGAGGAACGGCTTATTGCGAAGCCAAGAGCGCCGGCACGATTGCGAAGGCCGGCGGCCCCCGGCGTATTGACTTCATGGGCGAAACCGCCGCCGACCGCGATATCGTCCTTTGCAAATGCCCGTCGCCACCGCATATTCTCGCCACACTTTCCGGCGAGTCGTGGTGTGACGACATGGCCGAATCATTGGGTGAGGTTGCGTCGAGCCGAACCGTCAGCGGCGGCGTCGCTTCAGTCGCAATTGGCGCATACGACGAGCAGATCACAGCGACCGGGCGCGGAGCATCCGCAGGCTATCCGTATTTCATCGAAACAGCGCACGGGCGGACTCTCTCGGGGCGATTGGATCACGGCGGCCACCTGCCGCGCGTCCACTCTGATGCCGCCGACGATTACACCGTTCATTGGGGCGATGCAGCCCTTGCAAAACAGGAAGTCTGAATAATGCCGAACAAGAGGACAATAGTCAGGACTAACTCGACGCCTAACTCCATTAAGGAAGTGCAGTTGAACGCTGTTACCTTTGCCGAGTTGTGGGCAGCATATCCGTCGGGAAATCCGTATGATAATTCTGTATACAAGGATCAATGCACGATTCGCATGAGCGTTACTTTCCATCGCGTCGGCATTGAAATGAAGTCGTTTTCTTCGAGACTGGTGCGTCCACTATCGAGCCAATCTACGATTGGGCGAATCATCCTTGATGGCAAACCAACGGCAACTCGTGCAGATGAGCTTGGTGAATGGTTGAAGCTGCGCCCTCTTGCCGGTCTGCCGAACGCCGAGGACATTACCGGGCAAGAATGGGAATCGAAGGTCAAAGGGCGAACTGGCATCATTCAGTTCTCGCGCTATTGGACGCGGGACGGTGAAAGCGCAGCAGACGCAAGCGGCGGACACATTGACCTATGGAACGGTTCTCGATTGACGATCAGCGGCCCAGTAGACTCCGTTGCAACGGTCGGGCGAATGTTTGGGATGAACTCCCTCTTCGCAGGTACTTCGTTCGGCTTCTCTGATTTACGCAGTTCAAAAGAAACCCTTTTTTGGGAGATCAAGTGAAACGGTTCGTCGTTAGCCTTGGAGGAATTGGATACGGACTCGTTATTACATGGGCTTGCCTGACTACACTGAGCAGATTCGACTGGTTTCGCGATACACACATGGTTGTGCACGGCTGCCACGAACTGGGCAAATGCGTATTTCCTTGGTACAACTGGCTCATTCTGTACCTGCTCATATTCGGCCCCGCCACTTTAGCGGCTGGTGTCAATGCTTACGCATGGCAGCGATGGCCGGTGAGGCGGTGGACATACTGCACAGGCGGCGCGACGATTCTGTGCGTGGCGCTCTATTTTGTCAGTGCGGTTATTCTAGAGAGTTAGCGAAAAGCCCCGCTTCAGCGGGGTTTTTTATTGATGCTAGCACAACAACTACAACGGCAAGACGAGCTGTGCCCACGCTTCCATCACCGGGCGGCGCTGTTCTATCAAATCGGTTCGGTGACAAGCCGCTTCAACCTTGTTCGAGATTGTATGGGCGAGCACCCGCTCGGCAAGGTCGCGCGCGTAGCCATTTCGCCAGCGCAATCCCGAAACGAACTTCTAAACCCTTGCGCGGTTGCCACGCGCCCTGCCGTATCGCTTTTTGCATTCATGCGGCGCAGGAATGACGTGAGCAACATGTCACTCACGACCCTTCCTGCGCGGCGAAGGGAATACGAGCGTCTCAGGCAGCTTCTGTTCCTTCAGCTTTTTGACGAGTACGAGCGCCGGGGCTGACAGCGCCAGGCGGTGCGCCTGCTTCGCTTTCATTCGTTCGCCTGAAATGGGTCCACACGCCTTCTTCCAGGTCGAACTCATTCCACGCCGCACCGCACACTTCACCGCCGCACGCCGTTCGCGTGCATCTGCAATGGGCGTTTCGGGCAGGGTCCAAGGCCCGCATCGCGCCGCTTTCCTGTAGCCGGACGGGTGAATCGCAAAGTCCATTTGCTGCCGGTTTTGTGGGCGTAAGCATGAGCCCCGTTACCTTGCCTTCAAAAACCGGTCTGTCGCCGGGCCGCAATGCTCTGCGCCTGCCTATCAAAGAGTGCCATATCAGTCCATCATTCAGCCCATCGCGAAGCGGCTGATAGTGCGGGATCAATACAGCTGCTTGCGGGTTTTTTCTTATCCCTCGCGTCCTTCCCGCAGCGCGCTTTAGCGCACTATCCTTTTCCTATCTCATCCACGCGCCGTTCCCTGACGGATCCAATTCCGATCGTCTCGCGAAGAAACGATTGGAATAAACGCATCTGCTCAGTCGTTTGATCCTCACGCGCGCACGCCGTGCCTCGCGTGAGACCAACACCAAAATCAGGAGCCGACATCATGCGCAAGACTCTCTTCTGCCTCGCCCTTCTCGCCCTCCAACAAAGCGCTTTCGCCGAAGCACCGAAAATCGTCGACGGGCGTTTCGTTAGTGCAGACGGCATGACGCTCTACACCTTCGACAAGGACACCACGCCCGGCGTGAGCGCCTGCACCGGCGGCTGCATGAACTACTGGCCCGCGGCCACGGCGAGCGCGTCAGACAAACCGTCCGGCGACTGGACCGTGATCACTGGCGCAGACGGCAAGCCGCAATGGGCGTACAAGGGCCATCCGCTCTATCGCTACGCAGCGGACAAGCAGGCGGGAGACATGAAGGGAGAAGGCTTCAAGGACATGTGGCACACGGCAAAACCTTAAGCGCGCGCCGCGAGCCTACGACAACTAAGCCAGACTGAACCTGGGAGCCAAACGGAAGACGCCGGCAGAACGCCGGCGTCGCACCAACAACGGACACGCGCGTCCGCTTATTCGTCTTTAGGACACTGCAGATTGCAGCCATTCGGATCGCCCAGATCGCCGCGCTTGCGCATGGCCGATTTTTTGCCAGTCTGGTATTTGCCCGAAGGAGTAGACGCCGCAAACGGCATTTGCGGATGCTCGGCGAGACGGAACTGATCTTGCAGAATGCCGCCCGGAACACCCGGCGAATTCTGCGCGAAAGCAACCGATGCGGTCGCGAGGAGCACACCAGCCGTCGCAACGGCAGCACATGCGTGAAGAATGACTTTCATAAGGATCGGCGCGACGTAACGCGCGGTTTAGGCGGAAGCGGAAGCTTAGAGAGTATCCCAAACGGACGCCACTCGCAGCGCCAGATACACGCAAATGTTTACGGCCGCTTACGCCACCGCTTCGCCCAAGCCCTCTTCGAGATCGACTACCTTGCCGCAGTCTTGCGGGTCATAGCCTTCGAGCTGGTCGACGCTACGGCGAAACGCGCTGCCGCGCAGCAATCCGAGCACCGTCGCCAGCGGCATACGTTCGAGGCGCGCGCGGTCGCAGGCGAAATAATAGTCTTCGTCGACAATCGGGATGAAGTCCAGACCGAAGTGGTGCGCCGCGGGCTCCACGCCAAAACCCACATCCGCCATGCCGCTCGCGACGAACGCCGCAATCGCCGAATGCGTGAGTTCGGCCGACGCATAGCCATTGACCCGATCCGGATCGACTCCGACTTTCCGTAGCGCGAGATCGAGCAACATACGGGTGCCGGAACCAGGCTGTCGATTCACGAACCGAATATCGTCGCGCGCGAGATCGCCCAAGCCGGCAATTCCCTTGGGATTGCCCTTGCCAAGAAAAAGCCCTTGCTTGCGTCGCGTGAGATGTACGAGCACGTGACGCTGCGGATCGAGCCAGCGCCGATACGCATCGGCACACACCGAGCGAAACTCGCCGAGCGGCAAATGGAAGCCGGCCAGATCGCATTCGCCGCGCGCAAGCGCGCTGACGGCGTCCACGCTGTCGCGATACTTGATGTCGACCGGCAAATCGTCGGCGACCAGCGCCGTCACGAGCGCGGCCACCGCATAGCCGTGCGACGCGAAGATGCGCACGTCGTCGGCGGGCGGCGCGAGCCAGCGGTTCAGATCGCTCGCCACTTCGCTGGCGAGTGCCTGCATGTTGCCGTCGAGTCGCTCGCCGCACAGACGCTGCGCGCGCAACACCGCCTGCCCGAGTTCGGAGAGCACCGAGCCGCGGCCACGCTCCTTTGCGATCAGCGGCCCGCCTAGACGCTCTTCGATACTGCGCAGCAAACCCCATGCATGACGGTAGGACAAACCCTTAAGCGTCGCCGCCTGCGCGATGCTGCCGGATTCGTTCACCAGTGCAAGGAGCGGCACCACGTCCGACAGGCTTGCCTCCCGGCCGTCCGGGCCCTTCACAACCAGTTGCACCTGACACTCGATTCTGACCATATATGTTTAACTCTTTCCTATTGCATCGGCCGAAATGCCCGCCTATTGTTCGGCTATCCCATATCGAATAAACGAAGCATAAGTGCACGCATTATGAATAACAAGTGCATATATGACTTTGGAGGAGCCCCCACTTGGACGATTCCCTCGCCATCGCGCCGGATCAACTCGTTGAGCGTCACGCGCAACCGGGCGTGTCGCTGCTAGCGGTCTTGCACGCGATCCAGGACGAAGTTGGTTACGTGCCACCCGCCGCGGTCGCGCCGCTCGCGCGCGCCATGAATCTGTCGCGCGCGGAAGTGCACGGCGTCATCACCTACTACCACCACTTCCGCACGCAGCCGCCCGCGCCCGTCACGGTGCAACTGTGCCGCGCGGAAGCCTGCCGCAGCATGGGCACCGAAGCGCTCGCGCAACATATCGAGGCGCACACGGGTTGCCGCTTCGACGGCGAACATCAGCACGGCGCGACGGTGGAACTGGAATCGGTGTACTGCCTCGGCCAATGCGCGTTGTCGCCGGCGCTGATGCTCAACGGCACGCTGCACGCCAGAGTCACGCCGCAAAAGTTCGACGCGATCTTCGCGGCCGCCAGCAAGTGCGTGGAGGTGACGGCATGACGCGCATCTACGTTCCCCGCGATTCGTCGGCGTTGGCGCTGGGCGCTGACGCGCTCGCACAGGCAATTGAAAACGAAGCAGCACGCCGTGGCCTCGCCATCGAACTGGTTCGTAACGGTTCGCGCGGCTTGCTGTGGCTCGAACCGCTCGTTGAAGTTCAGACCTCTGAAGGCCGCATCGGCTATGCGAATATCGAAGCCGGCGATGTCTCGGCGCTGTTCGACGCCGGCTTCCTTGAAGGGGGCGCGCACGCAAACCGCGTCGGCGTGGTCGACGCGATTCCGTATCTGAAGAAGCAGCAGCGCCTGACGTTCGCCCGGATCGGCATTACAGACCCGCTTTCCATCGACGACTACGTCGCCCACGGCGGCCTCGAAGGCTTGCGCAACGCTTTGCAAACCGACGGCGACGCCGCCTGCGAAGCCTTGATCGAATCCGGCCTGCGCGGCCGCGGCGGCGCGGCCTTCCCCGCCGGCATCAAATGGCGCACGGTGCGCGGCGCCAAGGCGGCGCAGAAGTACATCGTCTGCAACGCGGACGAAGGCGATTCCGGCACATTCTCCGATCGCCTCGTGATGGAAAGCGATCCGTACGTGCTGATCGAAGGCATGATCATCGCGGGTGTCGTGACCGGCGCGACGGTCGGCCATATCTACGTGCGCAGCGAGTATCCGCATTCGATCGCCACGCTCGAAGCCGCCATCGCCAAAGCGCGCGCCGCCGGCTGGCTCGGCGACCGCGTGCTCGGCTCGGCACATCGCTTCGAACTGTTCGTCGCGAAAGGCGCCGGCGCTTACGTATGCGGCGAGGAAACGGCGCTGCTCGAATCGCTCGAAGGTAAGCGCGGCATCGTGCGCGCCAAGCCGCCGGTGCCGGCGCTCGTCGGCCTGTTCGGCCAGCCGACCGTGATCAACAACGTCATCACGCTCGCCACGGTGCCGATCATCTTCGCGCGCGGCGCGGCGTTCTACAAAGACTTCGGCATGGGCCGCTCGCGCGGCACGCTGCCGTTCCAACTCGCGGGCAATGTGAAGCAAGGCGGCCTGGTCGAACTCGCGTTCGGCGTGACGCTGCGCGAATTGCTGTACGACTACGGCGGCGGCACGGCGAGTGGCCGGCCGGCGCGCGCGGTACAAGTGGGCGGCCCGCTGGGCACGTATCTGCCGGAAAGCCAATGGGACATTCCCATGGACTACGAGGCGTACGCGGCAGTCGGCGCGGTGGTGGGTCACGGCGGCCTCGTCGTGCATGACGACACCTCGAATCTCGCCGAACTCGCGCAGTACGCCATGCACTTTTGCGCGCTCGAATCGTGCGGCAAATGCACGCCGTGCCGGATCGGCTCGACGCGCGGCGTCGAAGTGATCGGACGGATTCGCAACGGCGACACGTCCACACGACAAGTGCAGTTGCTGCGCGATCTGTGCGACACGATGGTGTCCGGTTCGCTGTGCGCGATGGGCGGCATGACCCCGTTCCCGGTGTTGTCCGCGCTCGATCATTTCCCCGAAGACTTCGGTCTCGCCGACGTATCTCATCACACGCCGAAAGCGGCCTGACCCAGGAGCCCACCATGTCCGACGTGCTCAACTCTCCCACTGGCGGCTGCGGTTCCGGCAACTGCGCGTGTAAATCGCAGGCGCAGCAACAGCGCGCGCCCCGCTCCTTCTTCGACGACACCGATTTCGGCACGCCCGAGCGTCACGCCGATATCGACATCACGCTGGAAATCGACGGCCAGTCCGTCACCGTTCCCGCCGGCACCTCAGTCATGCGCGCCGCCGTCGAAGCGGGCGTCAACGTACCGAAGCTCTGCGCAACCGATTCGCTGGAACCGTTCGGCTCGTGCCGTTTGTGTCTGGTGGAAATCGAAGGCAAGCGCGGTTATCCCGCTTCGTGCACGACGCCGGTCGAAGCCGGCATGAAAGTCCGCACGCAAACCGATCGTCTGCAGTCGTTGCGCCGCAATGTGATGGAGTTGTATATCTCCGATCACCCGCTCGACTGCCTCACCTGCCCCGCCAACGGCGACTGTGAACTGCAGGACATGGCGGGCGTAACGGGTTTGCGCGAAGTGCGCTACGGCTTCGACGGCGCGAATCACCTGAAGGACAAGAAAGACGAGTCGAATCCGTACTTCACCTACGACGCGTCCAAGTGCATCGTCTGCAATCGCTGCGTGCGCGCGTGTGAGGAAACGCAAGGCACATTCGCGCTGACCATCGCCGGACGTGGTTTCGAATCGCGCGTGGCGGCCAGCGAAAACGTGCCGTTCATGGAATCGGAATGCGTGTCGTGCGGCGCGTGCGTGGCCGCGTGCCCGACCGCTACCTTGCAGGAAAAGACCGTCATCATGCTCGGTCAGGCCGAGCATTCGGTCGTCACCACCTGCGCGTATTGCGGCGTCGGCTGCTCGTTCAAGGCGGAGATGAAGGGCAACGAGGTCGTGCGGATGGTGCCGCACAAGAACGGCCAGGCCAATGAAGGCCACGCCTGCGTGAAGGGCCGCTTTGCCTGGGGCTACGCGACGCACAAGGACCGCATCACCAAGCCGATGATTCGCGCGAAGATCACCGATCCGTGGCGCGAAGTCAGTTGGGAAGAAGCGCTCACGTATGCGGCCTCGGAATTCCGCCGCATTCAGGCCAAGCATGGGCGCGATTCGATCGGCGGCATTACGTCGTCGCGTTGCACGAACGAAGAAACGTACCTGGTGCAAAAGCTCGTGCGCGCGGCGTTCGGCAACAACAACGTCGACACCTGCGCGCGCGTTTGCCACTCGCCGACTGGCTATGGACTGAAGACCACGCTCGGCGAATCGGCGGGCACGCAGACTTTTGCGTCCGTGGATAAGGCCGACGTGATTATGGTGATCGGCGCGAATCCGACCGACGGCCATCCGGTGTTCGGCTCGCGTCTGAAGCGGCGTGTGCGTGAAGGCGCGAAGCTGATCGTCGTGGATCCGCGGCGCATCGATATCGTCGATACGCCGCACGTGAAGGCCTCGCATCATCTGCAATTGCGGCCGGGCACCAACGTGGCCGTCGTGAATGCGCTGGCGCACGTGATCGTCACCGAAGGCCTCGTCAATGAAGCGTTCGTCGCCGAGCGCTGCGAAACGCGCGCGTTCGAGCAGTGGCGCGATTTCGTCGCGCTGCCGGAGAACGCACCCGAGGCAACCGAGGCTGTGACCGGCGTGCCGGCTCAATTCGTGCGCGAAGCCGCCCGCATCTATGCGACCGGCGGCAACGCCGCGATCTACTACGGCCTCGGCGTCACCGAACACGCGCAAGGTTCGACGATGGTGATGGGCATCGCCAACCTCGCGATGGCGACGGGTAACATCGGTCGCGAAGGCGTGGGCGTGAATCCGCTGCGCGGCCAGAACAACGTGCAGGGCTCGTGCGACATGGGCTCGTTCCCGCACGAACTGCCGGGCTATCGCCACATCAGCGACACGGTCACGCGCACGCTGTTCGAAGACGCCTGGAACGTCACGCTGCAACCGGAACCGGGCCTGCGCATTCCGAACATGTTCGACGCCGCCGTGCACGGCACCTTCAAGGGGCTGTACTGCCAGGGCGAAGACATCGTGCAGTCGGATCCGAATACGCATCACGTATCGGCCGCGTTGTCGTCGATGGAATGCATCGTCGTGCAGGATATTTTCCTGAACGAGACTGCCAAGTATGCGCACGTGTTGCTGCCGGGTTCGTCGTTCCTCGAAAAGGACGGTACGTTCACCAACGCGGAACGCCGCATTTCGCGCGTACGCAAGGTCATGCCGCCGGTGCCGGGTTACGCCGACTGGGAAGTCACGGTGATGCTCTCGCGCGCGCTCGGCTATGAAATGGACTACACGCACCCGTCGCAGATCATGGACGAGATCGCGCGTCTCACGCCCACTTTCCACGGCGTCTCGTACAAAAAGCTCGACGAGATGGGCAGCATTCAGTGGCCTTGCAACGAAGATGCACCGGACGGCACGCCGACCATGCACATCGACAGTTTCGTGCGCGGCAAGGGCAAGTTCGTGATCACCAAGTTCATCGCGACGCCCGAGAAAGTTACGCGCAAATTTCCGATGCTGCTCACTACGGGCCGTATCCTGTCGCAGTACAACGTGGGCGCGCAAACCCGCCGCACCGAGAACTCGCGCTGGCACGACGAGGACCGGCTGGAAATCCATCCGCATGACGCCGAAGAGCGCGGCATCAAGACCGACGACTGGGTCGGCATCGAATCGCGCGCGGGACAAACCGTGTTGCGCGCGAAGGTGACGGAGCGCATGCAACCGGGCGTCGTTTATACGACATTCCACTTTCCTGAGTCGGGCGCGAACGTGATCACCACCGATAGCTCGGACTGGGCGACCAACTGTCCGGAGTACAAGGTGACCGCGGTGCAGGTAATGCCGGTCGAACAGCCGTCGCAATGGCAGAAAGAGTATTCGCGTTTCAACACCGAACAGCTCGATCTGCTGAAGCAACGCGAGTTGGCCAACGCGACATCGGGCAAGTGAGGGCGGCCATGGACAATCAGAACCTGATCGACATGGCCAACCGGATCGGCGATTTTTTCGATTCGATGCCGGACCGCGAGGAAGCGCTCGCCGGCATCGCCGACCATATCCGCCGTTTCTGGGAGCCGCGTATGCGGCGCGCGTTGCTGGCTTCGCTCGATGAACCGGATGCGAGCGGCATCGAGATGTCGGCCATCGTCACGGAGGCGCTCGTTAAACACCGCGAGCAATTGACGCCGGCGGCGCCGGCGACAGTGTAGCCAGGCGCGGCGGCTGCGGCTGCGCAGCCTTGGCCGCTTGCTCGCGCGCGCAATCCAGGTCGCACCAGCGACCTCGCACCACTCACAGACCAGCTCAGCAGGCGGCCGTCACAAGGTCGCTTGCTCCTGTATCTCGCCATTCACCGTAAGCGAGTCAGCGGGTACCGCTGCGCTTTCCGCCTAAGCTCGGCAAGCGGCCCCGCATCACAACGCCGCCTGCTCCGGTAGCTCGCCATTCACCGTGAACCACGCTTCGCAATGCCGCAACAGACCGTGCAGATCGGAGCC
Coding sequences within:
- a CDS encoding formate dehydrogenase subunit delta, with translation MDNQNLIDMANRIGDFFDSMPDREEALAGIADHIRRFWEPRMRRALLASLDEPDASGIEMSAIVTEALVKHREQLTPAAPATV